AATTTTTAAGGGATGTTGTTGACATTTTGATAAAAAACAGCGAGACAAGAACTGATGAAAATGTATTAAGTAACTGTTTGGAAAATTTTACAAAAAAATGTTATAATATGCTTGCCAATGGATGTACAGAAATATACTCCGATGTGGTATTTGATGTGATTAATGATATAATATCTACTATGGACAGAGGACTTTATCCTTTCAAAGTTGAAAATTCTTGCATTTATTTTTGCAAGACAAAAGTAACACTCAGAATAAAGGCACTTACGTATCATATGTTCTTCGTACAAAGATCTGGGGAAAAGATATACGCTAGGATGGTGTTTGATATATGAAGAGTTTAACAGAAAAACAGCTACATATTTTTGAATTTATTAAAGACTACATAATAATGAA
This DNA window, taken from Fervidobacterium sp., encodes the following:
- a CDS encoding archease produces the protein MNDLYKELEHKADLYYELSAESVEEFLRDVVDILIKNSETRTDENVLSNCLENFTKKCYNMLANGCTEIYSDVVFDVINDIISTMDRGLYPFKVENSCIYFCKTKVTLRIKALTYHMFFVQRSGEKIYARMVFDI